The proteins below are encoded in one region of Triticum aestivum cultivar Chinese Spring chromosome 1B, IWGSC CS RefSeq v2.1, whole genome shotgun sequence:
- the LOC123146908 gene encoding 50S ribosomal protein L12, chloroplastic, giving the protein MAMASTALSSAFTLLHAKPAATSLPRPHPFFVPMHGRRPSVAVACTSTAAASPKVLELGDAIAGLTLEEARGLVDHLQERLGVSAAAFAPAAAVAAPAGPAAEAEAPAEQTEFDVVIEEVPSSARIATIKVVRALTNLALKDAKDLIEGLPKKLKEAVGKDEAEDAKKQLEAVGAKVTVA; this is encoded by the coding sequence ATGGCCATGGCTTCCACCGCCCTCTCATCGGCCTTCACCCTCCTCCACGCCAAGCCCGCCGCCACCTCCCTGCCCCGGCCACACCCATTCTTCGTCCCCATGCACGGTCGCCGCCcctccgtcgccgtcgcctgcaCCTCAACCGCGGCGGCCTCCCCGAAGGTGCTGGAGCTGGGGGACGCCATCGCGGGGCTGACCCTGGAGGAGGCGCGCGGGCTGGTGGACCACCTGCAGGAGCGCCTGGGCGTGTCGGCGGCCGCgttcgcgcccgccgccgccgtggccgcgccgGCCGGACcggcggccgaggccgaggcgcccGCGGAGCAGACGGAGTTCGACGTGGTGATCGAGGAGGTGCCGAGCAGCGCCCGCATCGCCACCATCAAGGTGGTGCGCGCGCTGACCAACCTGGCGCTCAAGGACGCCAAGGACCTCATCGAGGGCCTCCCCAAGAAGCTCAAGGAGGCCGTCGGCAAGGACGAGGCCGAggacgccaagaagcagctcgaggccgTCGGCGCCAAGGTCACCGTCGCCTGA